In the Carboxydothermus hydrogenoformans Z-2901 genome, one interval contains:
- the ftsZ gene encoding cell division protein FtsZ — protein MLEFDLEFQNNATIKVIGVGGGGSNAVNRMIMSGLKGVEFIAVNTDAQALKLSKAPTRIQIGVKLTKGLGAGANPEIGEKAAEENREDLYAALKGADMVFVTAGMGGGTGTGAAPIVAEIAKELGALTVGVVTKPFTFEGKKRAMQAEKGIENLKSKVDTLITIPNDRLLQVIDKNTPMLEAFRIADDVLRQGVQGISDLIAVPALINLDFADVKTIMKDAGSALMGIGVASGDNRAVEAARQAISSPLLETSIEGARGVLLNITGGTSLSLFEVQEAADIIAQAADPDANIIFGAGIDETMQDEVRVTVIATGFDHRPVARKEVKPELNFKEFSSLDSDTGIEIPAFLRRR, from the coding sequence ATGTTGGAGTTTGATCTTGAGTTTCAAAACAATGCAACGATAAAAGTTATTGGGGTAGGTGGCGGGGGCAGTAATGCCGTTAATCGGATGATTATGTCCGGCTTAAAAGGGGTTGAATTTATTGCGGTCAACACCGATGCCCAGGCTTTAAAGCTTTCCAAAGCCCCCACGCGCATCCAAATAGGTGTAAAATTAACGAAGGGACTTGGTGCCGGAGCAAATCCGGAAATTGGCGAAAAGGCTGCAGAGGAAAACCGGGAAGATTTGTATGCAGCACTAAAAGGGGCGGATATGGTCTTTGTCACTGCGGGAATGGGCGGTGGAACCGGAACCGGAGCAGCTCCCATTGTGGCCGAAATTGCTAAAGAATTGGGAGCCCTTACCGTTGGAGTGGTAACCAAACCCTTTACTTTTGAAGGTAAAAAACGGGCCATGCAGGCGGAAAAGGGTATCGAAAATTTAAAGAGTAAAGTTGATACTTTAATTACCATACCCAATGACCGTTTGCTCCAGGTGATTGATAAAAATACTCCTATGTTAGAGGCATTCAGGATTGCCGATGACGTTTTGCGTCAGGGTGTTCAGGGAATATCGGATTTAATTGCCGTGCCTGCCCTAATTAACTTAGACTTTGCCGATGTTAAAACTATCATGAAAGACGCCGGTTCGGCTTTAATGGGAATCGGGGTTGCTTCCGGTGATAATCGGGCGGTGGAGGCTGCCCGGCAGGCTATTTCCAGTCCCCTTTTAGAAACATCCATTGAAGGCGCCCGGGGTGTTTTATTAAACATTACCGGTGGCACCTCGTTAAGCTTGTTTGAAGTCCAGGAAGCAGCCGATATCATTGCTCAAGCGGCCGATCCCGATGCCAATATTATTTTTGGTGCGGGAATTGATGAAACCATGCAGGACGAGGTTCGGGTAACGGTTATTGCTACCGGTTTTGACCACCGTCCTGTAGCCAGGAAAGAAGTCAAACCGGAGCTTAATTTTAAAGAATTTTCTTCACTGGACAGCGATACTGGAATTGAAATACCTGCCTTTTTAAGAAGAAGATAA
- the ftsA gene encoding cell division protein FtsA: MAKKELIAVVDVGSSKIVALIGEIAADGQVTLLGVGETASSGIKKGAIVDIDGTVKAIKTSLEKAEQIVGYGLTSAVVSFTSPSLISLNNKSVVAVTNLEREITSEDVNRVLNATKIVPIPPDKKIIKAIPRFYTVDGFAGVVDPVGMTGSRLEAETHIIAVAQSTFANLQKVASKAGLNVLEFIPAILASAEVVLYPAEKELGCLLIDIGAGTMDLAIYSEGSLFFTGAIPVGDQYITNDLAIGLRTPIAVAEKIKIEAGTALASLVQNDEYLEVENVGGTEKQKVSKQMVAAIIEARVREMLELALKEIRSSGFTGLLPGGVIITGGGAMLPGIKEVAQEIFDLPVRIGVPEGLSNLPVNLINPRYASAIGALVLAAKQYREEPEESSGIDFLSGIFQKIKAFFSELF; encoded by the coding sequence GTGGCCAAAAAAGAACTGATTGCCGTGGTGGATGTAGGCAGTTCGAAAATTGTAGCACTAATCGGCGAAATTGCGGCAGATGGTCAGGTTACTCTTTTAGGGGTTGGAGAGACGGCAAGTTCCGGAATAAAAAAAGGGGCGATTGTGGATATAGATGGAACTGTAAAGGCCATAAAGACATCTTTGGAAAAGGCAGAACAAATTGTAGGTTACGGCCTTACTTCAGCAGTGGTTAGCTTTACCTCACCTTCGTTAATTTCTTTAAATAATAAAAGCGTAGTAGCTGTTACCAATCTTGAGAGAGAAATCACTTCCGAAGATGTAAACCGGGTGTTAAACGCCACCAAAATTGTTCCCATACCGCCGGATAAAAAGATTATAAAAGCCATACCAAGATTTTATACCGTTGACGGATTTGCGGGAGTGGTTGATCCGGTAGGGATGACCGGGTCGCGTTTAGAGGCTGAGACCCATATTATTGCCGTGGCCCAAAGCACTTTTGCCAACCTGCAAAAGGTTGCCAGTAAAGCCGGGCTAAATGTCCTGGAGTTTATTCCGGCAATCTTAGCCAGTGCAGAAGTTGTGTTATATCCTGCGGAAAAAGAGCTGGGCTGCCTTTTAATTGATATTGGTGCGGGAACGATGGACTTAGCTATTTACAGCGAAGGAAGCTTATTTTTTACCGGCGCTATTCCGGTAGGTGACCAGTATATTACCAACGATTTGGCAATAGGTCTTAGAACTCCTATTGCGGTGGCGGAAAAAATTAAAATTGAAGCGGGTACAGCTCTGGCAAGCTTGGTGCAAAATGATGAATACTTAGAGGTTGAAAACGTTGGAGGTACCGAAAAACAAAAAGTATCCAAACAGATGGTTGCGGCAATTATTGAAGCAAGAGTGAGGGAAATGCTTGAGCTTGCTTTAAAAGAAATAAGGAGTTCTGGTTTTACGGGCTTACTTCCCGGGGGAGTGATAATTACCGGTGGAGGTGCCATGCTTCCGGGGATTAAAGAGGTAGCTCAGGAAATTTTTGATTTGCCGGTGAGGATTGGAGTACCTGAAGGATTAAGTAACTTACCGGTGAATTTAATTAATCCGCGGTATGCATCGGCTATTGGCGCTTTGGTTTTAGCCGCCAAGCAGTATCGGGAGGAACCGGAAGAAAGTAGTGGTATAGATTTCTTGAGCGGAATTTTCCAAAAAATTAAAGCCTTTTTTAGTGAATTATTTTAA
- a CDS encoding small basic family protein, with amino-acid sequence MWLAIVGLIIGIILGLLIPLGVPIAYSKYLSVALLAALDSVFGGVRANMENNYDNVIFITGFFSNTLLAGILAWIGERMGVELYTAAIFVFGVRIFQNLAIIRRHLLKR; translated from the coding sequence ATGTGGTTAGCAATTGTGGGTTTAATAATTGGAATAATTTTGGGGTTATTAATCCCGTTGGGAGTTCCAATTGCTTACTCAAAATATCTTTCGGTAGCCCTTTTAGCGGCTCTGGATTCGGTTTTTGGCGGAGTGCGGGCGAATATGGAAAACAATTATGATAATGTAATCTTTATCACGGGTTTTTTTAGCAATACTTTACTGGCGGGAATTCTTGCTTGGATTGGGGAAAGGATGGGGGTTGAACTTTATACGGCAGCCATTTTTGTTTTTGGTGTGAGGATCTTTCAAAATTTAGCAATAATTCGCCGCCACCTACTTAAAAGGTAG
- a CDS encoding DUF881 domain-containing protein produces MKTIKIPYTMLVVSLILGFLLTVQIRVSREMVNAPPLERSFELTSRLKSLTEEIEGLMEEKNSLSQKINMLEKGGKIAEDALISEINKNRFWAGATPAYGPGVRVILNNPPGFGNNSELFNVRDEDLFNLLNELKAAGAEGIAVNGQRVTALTEVRMAGNKIVVNTKAIYPPYEILAVGNPEQLKTSLENGIVATFREWQMEVTITKENKLVLPPYEQNLEFSYIKPQEAK; encoded by the coding sequence ATGAAAACGATTAAAATTCCTTATACCATGCTGGTGGTGAGCTTAATCTTGGGATTTTTACTGACAGTTCAAATCCGCGTCAGCCGGGAAATGGTTAATGCTCCTCCCCTGGAACGGAGTTTTGAATTAACTTCCCGTTTGAAAAGTTTAACCGAGGAAATAGAAGGTTTAATGGAAGAAAAAAACAGTTTGAGTCAAAAAATAAACATGTTAGAAAAGGGCGGAAAAATTGCGGAAGATGCCTTAATTTCTGAAATTAATAAAAATCGTTTTTGGGCAGGTGCCACTCCCGCTTACGGTCCAGGGGTGCGGGTGATTTTAAATAACCCTCCGGGGTTTGGGAATAACTCGGAGTTGTTTAATGTACGGGACGAAGACCTTTTTAATCTTTTAAACGAGTTAAAAGCTGCCGGAGCTGAAGGAATTGCGGTGAACGGCCAGAGGGTTACGGCTTTAACGGAAGTCCGGATGGCCGGAAATAAAATTGTGGTTAATACCAAAGCTATTTATCCGCCCTATGAAATATTAGCTGTAGGCAATCCGGAACAATTGAAAACCTCTTTAGAAAACGGTATTGTGGCAACTTTTCGGGAATGGCAAATGGAAGTGACAATTACCAAAGAAAATAAACTTGTTTTACCCCCTTATGAGCAGAATCTGGAATTTAGTTATATAAAACCCCAGGAGGCGAAATAA
- a CDS encoding DUF881 domain-containing protein has protein sequence MKKLTEHLNKNKFGLFLVFCILGIMLATQFRLTRQMPTTFSSERAALLARQVEAAEKKHKELAKEVESLRQKVANLTEEQGHLRTYQDTLTKYQILAGTLAVEGPGVEVTLDDAKKPLTAEENPNLYVIHDEDVLLVLNELRAAGAEALGINGERVTAMTEIRCVGPTILLNKTKRISAPFVIQAIGNPAALRNSLMMPGGVYDQLKDFITISIKTSENIKIKAATPPDYKYLKEGRG, from the coding sequence ATGAAGAAACTGACCGAACATCTCAACAAAAATAAGTTTGGCCTTTTTTTGGTATTTTGCATTTTGGGTATCATGCTGGCCACCCAGTTCAGGCTAACCCGGCAAATGCCTACTACCTTTAGCAGCGAACGGGCAGCTTTGCTTGCAAGACAGGTGGAAGCAGCGGAAAAGAAACATAAGGAGTTAGCCAAAGAAGTAGAAAGTTTGCGCCAGAAAGTTGCCAATTTAACTGAAGAGCAGGGACATTTACGAACCTATCAGGATACTCTTACCAAATATCAGATCTTAGCAGGAACCCTGGCGGTAGAGGGGCCAGGGGTGGAAGTTACCCTGGATGATGCCAAAAAGCCTTTAACTGCCGAAGAAAATCCCAATCTTTACGTTATTCATGATGAAGATGTACTTTTAGTTTTAAATGAATTACGGGCAGCGGGAGCGGAAGCTCTTGGTATTAACGGGGAGCGGGTGACCGCGATGACGGAAATTCGCTGTGTTGGGCCGACGATACTTTTAAACAAAACCAAGCGAATTTCAGCACCCTTTGTCATCCAGGCCATAGGAAACCCCGCTGCTTTGCGCAATTCGTTAATGATGCCCGGTGGTGTTTATGACCAATTGAAAGATTTTATTACAATAAGTATCAAGACTTCGGAGAATATTAAAATTAAGGCAGCAACTCCTCCGGACTATAAATATTTAAAAGAGGGGAGGGGATAA
- a CDS encoding cell division protein FtsQ/DivIB: MKRKKKSRKLLSYLFIVLLLLTSGYLFLRSSFFDLKNIDIRCAEQDKGVYAKAVISLKGVNLFAINDKEIEDKLLAYPKVKTVSIKRKYPDTLVIFVNERRPFIALPQNNQKVAVLADDFTVIDLIDPGSIDLPVVVGLEGYSLKPGEKVSAEKLEPIKRYLQAMNSEQKKLLSTFKYDSEEGVVGYTKNGVKLIFGDDRDIQQKLIIALGLFQELGNKGKKIEYINVSFKGAPVVKYEETDRTSQQK, from the coding sequence ATGAAACGGAAGAAAAAAAGCAGGAAGTTACTTTCTTATCTTTTCATAGTTTTGTTGCTGTTAACATCGGGGTACTTATTTTTGCGCTCTTCCTTCTTTGACCTGAAAAATATTGATATAAGATGTGCTGAACAGGATAAAGGGGTATATGCCAAAGCAGTTATTTCCCTGAAAGGGGTAAATTTATTTGCCATTAATGATAAGGAGATAGAGGATAAATTATTGGCTTATCCTAAGGTTAAAACGGTAAGCATTAAAAGAAAGTACCCGGATACACTTGTTATTTTTGTAAACGAGCGTAGACCTTTTATAGCTTTACCGCAAAACAACCAAAAGGTTGCGGTTTTAGCCGATGATTTTACCGTAATTGACCTGATTGACCCGGGGAGTATTGACCTTCCGGTGGTTGTAGGGCTTGAAGGGTACTCCTTAAAGCCGGGAGAAAAAGTTTCTGCTGAAAAATTAGAGCCAATAAAACGTTACCTGCAAGCCATGAACTCGGAACAAAAAAAGCTTTTATCTACCTTTAAGTACGATAGCGAAGAAGGGGTTGTTGGTTATACCAAAAACGGGGTAAAGCTGATTTTTGGCGATGACCGCGATATCCAGCAGAAGCTTATCATTGCGTTAGGTCTTTTTCAGGAACTGGGAAATAAAGGCAAGAAAATTGAGTATATAAATGTAAGTTTTAAAGGAGCGCCGGTGGTAAAGTATGAAGAAACTGACCGAACATCTCAACAAAAATAA
- the murA gene encoding UDP-N-acetylglucosamine 1-carboxyvinyltransferase: protein MEKFFIVGSHGLKGEIKVSGAKNSALPIIAATLLTREPCVLENIPKLEDVNIMLSILKRLGSKVEFGQLLTIQNNRINELIIPEELARKIRASNLFLGPLVARFQEGVVPLPGGCNIGNRPMDLHLKGLRLMGAEVEEKSGFIRARAKKLKGAEIHLDFPSVGATENLMMAAALAQGTTIIRNAAREPEIVDLQNFLNLMGAKVKGAGTDIIKITGVNQLKGVTHKIIPDRIEAGTHMVMAAATQSDIIISGVIPEHLEAVMAKLKEAGALITSGGDWVRVTGKSIIKPVDIKTMPYPGFPTDMQPQILALLTLAQGTSIISEGVFDNRFKHVEELRRMGADIRLESRIAVIKGVPKLTGASVIAHDLRAAAALVIAGLAAEGMTVLEGIKNLDRGYENLDLKYQLIGAQIKRVNGEEKY from the coding sequence GTGGAAAAGTTTTTTATTGTGGGGAGTCACGGTTTAAAAGGAGAAATAAAAGTTAGTGGAGCAAAAAATTCTGCCCTGCCGATTATTGCTGCCACCCTTCTAACCCGGGAACCATGCGTTTTAGAAAACATTCCCAAACTTGAAGATGTTAATATTATGCTTTCAATCCTCAAAAGATTGGGAAGCAAAGTGGAATTTGGCCAGCTGTTAACCATTCAAAATAACCGAATCAACGAACTTATAATTCCCGAAGAGTTAGCCCGAAAAATTCGCGCTTCAAATCTATTTTTAGGTCCGTTAGTGGCCCGTTTTCAGGAAGGGGTAGTTCCGCTTCCCGGGGGTTGTAATATAGGTAATAGACCAATGGACTTACACCTAAAAGGTCTACGACTTATGGGAGCGGAGGTTGAAGAAAAGTCTGGCTTTATCCGGGCCCGGGCGAAAAAATTAAAAGGCGCCGAAATTCACTTGGATTTTCCTTCGGTGGGTGCTACCGAGAACTTAATGATGGCTGCGGCCTTAGCCCAGGGAACAACGATAATTAGAAATGCGGCCCGGGAGCCGGAGATTGTAGACCTGCAAAATTTTTTAAATCTCATGGGCGCAAAAGTAAAAGGTGCGGGAACTGATATTATAAAAATCACCGGAGTAAACCAGTTAAAGGGAGTTACTCATAAAATAATTCCTGATAGAATAGAAGCAGGAACCCATATGGTAATGGCAGCGGCAACTCAAAGTGATATAATTATTTCAGGGGTTATTCCCGAGCACTTAGAAGCGGTAATGGCGAAACTAAAAGAAGCAGGTGCTTTGATAACCTCTGGCGGCGATTGGGTCAGAGTAACCGGCAAGAGTATTATTAAGCCTGTTGATATCAAGACCATGCCTTATCCGGGATTTCCTACCGACATGCAACCGCAAATTTTAGCTTTATTAACTTTAGCACAGGGAACCAGTATTATCTCGGAAGGAGTTTTTGACAATCGTTTTAAACATGTAGAGGAATTAAGGCGGATGGGTGCGGATATTCGGCTGGAAAGCAGGATTGCTGTTATCAAAGGAGTGCCGAAACTTACGGGAGCTTCGGTTATTGCCCATGATTTACGGGCTGCAGCAGCTCTGGTAATTGCCGGTCTTGCGGCAGAAGGAATGACGGTTTTAGAGGGAATAAAAAATCTTGATCGGGGTTATGAAAACCTGGATTTGAAGTACCAACTTATCGGAGCGCAAATAAAAAGAGTAAACGGCGAGGAAAAATATTAG
- the murB gene encoding UDP-N-acetylmuramate dehydrogenase: protein MDKAKLKEELTKRISSPVLENEPLAQHTTWKIGGPADFLIEPQSIEELSLVIRFLTENAVNFRVIGNGSNILVLDRGFRGVIIKTKKINKVEITAGGQVFAEAGVLLPALAARALKVGLSGLEELCAIPGSVGGAIRQNAGAHGKEIKDVLKRVWTINERGELKEFFANECGFKYRSSRFKEEKQWIVKAEFSLNPGDKKEILKKIREFREKRLASQPLEFPNAGSVFKNPEGIPAWKLIKEAGAQGLKKGGAMVSEKHANFIINTGGASAADVIYLINKIQELVWKKFSVKLLLEVEVLGE, encoded by the coding sequence ATGGATAAAGCTAAACTTAAAGAAGAATTAACCAAAAGAATAAGCTCACCGGTATTGGAAAATGAGCCGTTAGCGCAACATACTACCTGGAAAATTGGCGGGCCTGCTGACTTTTTAATTGAACCGCAAAGCATAGAAGAGTTGTCTTTGGTCATCCGGTTTTTAACGGAAAATGCGGTAAACTTCAGGGTCATCGGTAACGGTTCAAACATCCTGGTTTTGGATAGAGGATTTCGCGGGGTAATTATCAAAACAAAGAAAATTAATAAGGTGGAAATAACTGCAGGGGGGCAGGTTTTCGCCGAAGCGGGTGTTCTGCTACCGGCTTTAGCAGCCAGAGCCTTAAAAGTTGGCTTAAGCGGTTTAGAGGAGCTTTGTGCTATTCCCGGTAGTGTTGGCGGGGCAATTAGACAAAATGCCGGAGCCCACGGAAAAGAAATAAAAGATGTATTAAAAAGGGTCTGGACCATCAATGAAAGAGGTGAACTTAAGGAATTTTTTGCTAACGAATGTGGTTTTAAGTACCGTTCCAGCCGTTTTAAAGAGGAGAAGCAATGGATCGTAAAAGCCGAGTTTTCCTTAAATCCGGGCGATAAAAAAGAAATCCTGAAAAAAATCAGGGAGTTTCGGGAGAAACGTTTAGCGTCTCAACCTCTGGAGTTTCCCAATGCGGGCAGTGTTTTTAAAAACCCGGAAGGAATACCTGCCTGGAAGTTAATTAAAGAAGCAGGTGCTCAGGGTTTAAAAAAAGGGGGGGCGATGGTTTCCGAGAAACATGCCAATTTTATTATTAATACCGGTGGAGCCAGTGCTGCCGATGTAATTTATTTAATTAATAAAATTCAAGAACTGGTTTGGAAAAAGTTTTCCGTTAAATTACTGCTGGAAGTGGAAGTGTTGGGGGAGTAG
- the murC gene encoding UDP-N-acetylmuramate--L-alanine ligase yields the protein MAYYSTVLKRKVRKMLAVHFIAIGGIGMSGLARILQSKGYRVSGSDLKETELTKKLRAEGITVFIGHREENLASDVSLVVVSTAVSQDNPELLKAKRLGIPVMHRGELLARLMQEKKGIAVAGTHGKTTTSSMIAYVLEKEGFDPVIAVGGEIVDLGYNAKAGQGEYMVAEADESDGSFLKLLPYAAVITNIEADHLDYYQSFEEIKKAFKKFADNIRPEGFGVFCWDNLQVREMLKGYKKRKFTYGFSPGSDFMLRDYREEQNQLVANIYYKNTLEGELRLKVPGKHNILNAAAATAVLRNIGLSFKAISERLLEFNGAKRRFQILGERNGALIVDDYAHHPTEVEATLRAAKLYKDRDVLVVFQPHRYTRTHFFYKEFARVLVDAEKVVLTGIYSAGEKPIPGVSGEMIAEEMKKLGKNPLYLESLDEVYNYLEQNLKPGLLVLLLGAGNINQVGYKLLGKA from the coding sequence ATGGCATATTATAGTACTGTTCTCAAGAGAAAGGTGAGAAAAATGCTTGCAGTACATTTTATAGCGATAGGCGGAATTGGCATGAGCGGGCTTGCACGCATTTTGCAGTCTAAGGGATACCGGGTTTCCGGTTCAGATCTTAAAGAAACTGAACTTACAAAAAAACTTCGTGCCGAAGGGATAACGGTTTTTATTGGACATAGGGAAGAAAACTTAGCTTCCGATGTAAGTTTGGTGGTTGTTTCAACGGCGGTAAGCCAGGATAATCCGGAGCTTTTAAAAGCTAAAAGGTTGGGGATACCGGTAATGCACCGGGGAGAACTTTTGGCAAGATTAATGCAGGAAAAAAAGGGGATTGCGGTGGCCGGTACCCACGGAAAAACTACCACTTCGTCAATGATTGCCTACGTCCTGGAAAAGGAAGGGTTTGATCCGGTAATTGCGGTGGGTGGAGAAATTGTCGACCTGGGGTACAATGCCAAAGCAGGCCAGGGCGAATACATGGTTGCCGAAGCGGACGAAAGTGATGGTTCCTTTTTGAAATTACTCCCCTATGCAGCGGTTATCACCAATATTGAAGCGGATCACCTTGATTACTATCAAAGCTTTGAGGAAATCAAAAAAGCTTTTAAAAAGTTTGCGGATAACATAAGGCCTGAAGGTTTTGGAGTGTTTTGCTGGGATAATCTTCAGGTAAGGGAAATGTTAAAAGGCTATAAAAAAAGGAAGTTTACTTACGGTTTTTCTCCCGGCAGTGACTTTATGTTAAGAGACTACCGGGAGGAACAAAATCAGCTGGTGGCAAATATCTATTATAAAAATACCCTGGAAGGCGAACTTCGTTTAAAAGTACCAGGAAAACACAACATCTTAAATGCGGCTGCAGCTACGGCGGTTTTGCGGAATATCGGTCTTTCCTTTAAAGCGATTTCCGAAAGGCTACTGGAATTTAACGGGGCTAAAAGAAGATTTCAAATATTGGGGGAAAGAAACGGGGCCTTAATTGTGGATGATTACGCCCACCATCCCACAGAAGTGGAAGCTACCCTAAGGGCGGCCAAACTTTATAAGGACCGGGATGTTTTGGTGGTGTTCCAACCCCACCGGTATACCCGTACCCACTTTTTTTATAAAGAATTTGCCCGGGTACTGGTTGATGCGGAAAAGGTGGTTTTAACCGGGATTTATTCGGCGGGAGAGAAACCCATACCGGGGGTTAGCGGAGAAATGATTGCCGAAGAAATGAAAAAATTGGGGAAAAATCCATTATATCTGGAGTCGTTGGATGAGGTTTATAATTACCTGGAACAAAATTTAAAACCAGGACTTTTAGTTCTTTTACTGGGTGCGGGGAATATCAATCAAGTAGGTTACAAGCTTTTAGGAAAGGCGTAA
- the murG gene encoding undecaprenyldiphospho-muramoylpentapeptide beta-N-acetylglucosaminyltransferase, with protein MKLVFAGGGTGGHLYPALAIAQSWKESHPNDEILFVGTPRGIENTVVPKYGFPLYLLPVEGIPRKVSWETLKKLFLVPKSLINAFIFLKKEKPDIVVGTGGYASFPVVFAATVLKIPTVIHEQNAYPGIANKILAARVDAVCLTFGEAKKRMKAKNLYETGLPVRREFFTNAANRNELRKKMGVGKDELLLVAFGGSQGALTINKVVGYLLPEIMLRPNLRLVWATGPRNYENLKQKYKNLPERVQMVPYIDNMPEVLPAADLAITRAGAATLAEIAASKVPAVLIPYPYAAENHQEHNARAFVSHGAAVLLRDAECSEDRVKATILPLLDSPEKLVKMAENAGKVLRRDSLKEITGIMEALLKPKSNKKT; from the coding sequence ATGAAACTGGTTTTTGCCGGGGGAGGTACGGGAGGCCACCTTTACCCGGCATTAGCTATTGCTCAAAGCTGGAAGGAAAGCCACCCCAACGACGAAATCCTTTTTGTTGGTACGCCAAGGGGTATAGAAAACACGGTGGTTCCAAAGTACGGATTTCCCTTGTATTTGCTCCCGGTGGAAGGCATTCCCCGGAAAGTTAGCTGGGAGACGTTGAAAAAGCTTTTTCTTGTTCCTAAAAGCTTAATTAATGCTTTTATTTTTTTAAAAAAGGAAAAGCCGGATATAGTTGTGGGTACCGGCGGATATGCAAGTTTTCCGGTAGTTTTTGCCGCCACGGTTCTTAAAATTCCTACGGTTATCCATGAACAAAATGCTTATCCGGGAATTGCCAATAAAATTTTGGCTGCGAGAGTTGACGCGGTTTGCCTTACCTTTGGGGAAGCAAAAAAAAGAATGAAAGCGAAAAATCTTTATGAAACCGGCCTTCCGGTGAGAAGGGAATTTTTTACCAATGCCGCTAATAGGAATGAATTGCGAAAAAAAATGGGGGTTGGTAAAGATGAGCTTTTACTTGTAGCCTTTGGCGGGAGTCAGGGAGCTCTTACCATAAATAAAGTTGTTGGTTACCTGTTACCGGAAATTATGCTAAGACCTAATTTAAGGTTGGTCTGGGCTACCGGTCCCCGAAACTATGAAAATTTAAAGCAAAAATACAAAAATCTTCCCGAAAGGGTACAAATGGTGCCGTACATTGATAACATGCCGGAAGTTTTACCGGCAGCGGATCTGGCCATCACCCGGGCAGGAGCTGCAACCTTAGCGGAAATTGCAGCTTCTAAAGTTCCTGCGGTGTTAATTCCTTATCCCTATGCGGCGGAAAATCACCAGGAACACAATGCCCGGGCTTTTGTGAGTCACGGAGCTGCGGTTTTACTGCGGGATGCGGAATGCAGTGAGGATCGGGTAAAAGCCACAATTTTGCCCCTTTTGGATAGTCCGGAAAAACTTGTTAAAATGGCGGAAAATGCAGGGAAAGTGTTACGTCGAGATTCGCTTAAAGAAATAACTGGAATTATGGAGGCGCTTTTAAAGCCAAAGAGTAACAAAAAAACTTAA
- the ftsW gene encoding putative lipid II flippase FtsW encodes MKRAKGTPDLIFTLLIFTLVLFGLVMIFSASQYTSYVQYHTVWYYFKKQLLWSVFGTIAFLLALAYDYRKLRRYTGPLILIAVILCILVVFVGVEVKGAQRQLRFGWLNISPSEVLKFAIIIFLAKHFQKNYQYITDFKKGFLPVVIIMALADLLVLLQKDLGTTLAISGTVFALLMIAGAKPSHLTGLGILGILGVLGAIFLEEYRRKRLIGFWYLLIGDENKLKGYEAVIYQVKQSLYAIGSGGIFGVGLGRSHQKMFYLPEQHTDFIFAIIGEELGLVGTIFVVSLFLAILYRGLKLAHWAPDVFGFFLVAGFTCMMVIPALINIAVATGVFPVTGIPLPFISYSGSSLIINMTAAGIIVNVSCYRRGRSEF; translated from the coding sequence ATGAAGCGGGCAAAGGGCACCCCCGATTTAATCTTTACTTTGTTAATTTTTACTTTGGTTTTATTTGGATTAGTAATGATTTTTTCGGCAAGCCAGTATACCAGTTATGTTCAGTATCATACGGTCTGGTATTATTTCAAAAAACAGCTTTTATGGAGTGTTTTTGGGACAATAGCTTTTTTGTTAGCTTTAGCCTATGATTACCGGAAATTAAGGCGCTACACCGGACCGCTTATTTTAATAGCTGTTATTTTATGTATTTTGGTTGTTTTTGTTGGAGTAGAAGTAAAAGGTGCCCAGCGCCAATTAAGATTTGGCTGGTTAAACATCTCTCCATCTGAGGTGTTAAAATTTGCTATAATAATTTTTTTAGCAAAACATTTCCAAAAAAATTACCAGTATATTACCGATTTTAAAAAAGGCTTTTTACCGGTAGTAATAATTATGGCCTTGGCCGATTTACTCGTTCTTTTGCAAAAAGATTTAGGAACAACCTTGGCCATCAGTGGAACGGTTTTTGCCCTGCTTATGATTGCCGGTGCCAAGCCTTCCCACTTAACCGGTCTTGGTATTTTGGGAATTTTAGGTGTTTTGGGGGCAATTTTTTTGGAAGAGTACCGGAGAAAAAGGCTTATCGGGTTTTGGTACTTGCTTATCGGTGATGAAAATAAGTTAAAAGGATATGAAGCTGTTATCTATCAGGTAAAGCAGTCCCTTTATGCCATAGGTTCCGGTGGTATATTTGGGGTGGGGCTGGGACGGAGCCACCAAAAAATGTTTTATTTACCTGAGCAGCATACCGATTTTATTTTCGCCATCATCGGCGAAGAACTTGGGCTGGTTGGAACGATTTTTGTTGTAAGCTTGTTTTTGGCGATTCTCTACCGGGGACTTAAGCTTGCCCATTGGGCGCCAGATGTTTTTGGCTTTTTCCTGGTAGCCGGCTTTACTTGCATGATGGTGATTCCGGCGCTAATTAACATTGCGGTTGCTACCGGAGTATTTCCGGTAACCGGGATTCCCCTGCCTTTTATAAGTTATAGCGGTTCCTCACTCATTATTAACATGACTGCTGCCGGTATTATTGTCAATGTATCTTGCTACCGACGCGGGAGGAGTGAATTTTAA